In the Maribacter sp. MJ134 genome, one interval contains:
- a CDS encoding tryptophan-rich sensory protein, whose protein sequence is MMEAQHILKKILLKWRVYRFMEIAFLALSFAMIAYLLSVSLVIALSAFVVAGLIGALYYQPWNYGLTDICSHLDASLRVLENSASLLLRPEEELTLLAKIQQSKIAQTLKSNKKSIYIKNRVGLGALITLCCSGLVMFCYFNGALENPKTQIPQTTQKDDIVITALDTATVAIVPPKINKQAIIIDYPEYTNKRRLVTSDMNIKALEGSTVKWRVDYNQKIKASWLQFGTDNVSMSKRNTSYVALRNAENSSFYNLKFLDTLENRYISDLYALEVYKDEAPSINITGLQPFTSFDFAEPQLLEFTAHVKDDFGLTEVAIIATVSKGKGESVKFREERLSFDNFFKKASTSSLLKKKLDLRTLKMEPGDELYFYVEATDIKSPKPNSTRTETFFSVIRDTVKDGFAVEGTMGADLMPDYFRSQRQLIIDTEKLIADESKLEKKEYNFKSNELGFDQKALRLKYGKFMGDETEGPVAPTTNTMADTDSEDPLASYSHKHDSDNEHNLVAEEEHDHEHDHEESQDQEEDPLEAYVHNHEDPEASTLFAQSLKSKLKQAMAEMWDAELYLRLFEPEKSLPYQYKALKLIQEIKNSARIYVHRIGFDPPPIKESKRLSGELGEVKSSSKQADLEKKFPYIFMNRAIERLELLRTTKVSLQPTDREIFQKAGEELALLAIKEPSKYLNTLQGLKLLSEAQNSNEEDLKAIQKGLVQALPNLSAEPVKGDSYSSRLNELMLDALENNE, encoded by the coding sequence ATGATGGAAGCACAGCACATACTGAAAAAAATACTGCTGAAATGGCGGGTATATCGGTTCATGGAAATAGCCTTTCTTGCCTTAAGTTTTGCGATGATTGCCTATCTATTATCGGTTTCTTTGGTGATAGCGCTTTCGGCCTTTGTAGTGGCAGGTCTTATTGGAGCATTATACTACCAACCATGGAATTATGGCTTAACCGATATCTGTAGTCATTTGGATGCTAGTTTGAGGGTGTTAGAAAATAGCGCCTCATTACTGTTACGACCTGAAGAAGAATTGACCCTTCTGGCCAAAATTCAACAATCCAAAATAGCCCAAACCCTAAAATCCAATAAAAAATCCATTTATATTAAAAATAGGGTTGGACTAGGTGCATTAATTACCTTGTGTTGTTCTGGATTAGTAATGTTCTGCTATTTTAATGGGGCATTGGAAAACCCCAAAACTCAAATACCGCAGACCACGCAAAAAGATGACATAGTGATTACAGCTTTGGATACCGCAACCGTAGCGATTGTTCCGCCCAAAATCAATAAGCAAGCAATCATCATAGATTACCCTGAATACACCAACAAAAGGCGGCTGGTGACTTCGGATATGAATATTAAGGCTTTGGAAGGGTCGACCGTAAAGTGGCGTGTAGATTACAATCAAAAAATAAAGGCGTCCTGGTTGCAATTTGGCACCGATAACGTATCCATGTCAAAAAGAAATACGTCCTACGTTGCCCTTAGGAATGCTGAAAATTCTAGTTTTTATAATCTTAAGTTTTTAGACACTTTGGAAAATAGGTACATATCGGATTTGTACGCTCTTGAAGTGTATAAGGATGAAGCGCCATCAATTAACATTACAGGGTTACAACCGTTTACATCTTTTGATTTTGCCGAACCGCAGCTATTGGAGTTTACGGCTCATGTAAAAGATGATTTTGGTCTTACTGAGGTAGCGATTATAGCAACGGTGAGTAAGGGTAAGGGGGAGTCCGTTAAGTTCAGGGAAGAGCGATTGTCATTTGACAACTTCTTTAAAAAAGCTTCAACCTCTTCTTTACTGAAGAAAAAACTGGATTTGAGAACACTAAAAATGGAGCCGGGAGATGAGCTTTATTTCTATGTGGAAGCTACTGATATCAAAAGCCCAAAACCAAATAGCACAAGAACCGAAACTTTTTTTTCGGTAATAAGGGATACGGTTAAGGATGGTTTTGCGGTGGAAGGGACCATGGGTGCGGACTTGATGCCAGATTATTTTAGAAGTCAACGTCAATTGATTATCGATACGGAAAAACTAATTGCTGATGAAAGCAAGCTAGAAAAAAAAGAATATAATTTTAAGAGTAACGAGTTGGGTTTTGACCAAAAAGCACTTCGGTTAAAGTATGGTAAATTTATGGGTGATGAAACCGAAGGACCTGTAGCTCCCACGACCAATACTATGGCGGATACAGATTCCGAAGACCCTCTGGCCTCCTATTCCCACAAGCACGATTCGGATAATGAACACAATTTAGTGGCGGAAGAAGAACACGATCATGAGCATGATCACGAAGAAAGTCAAGATCAGGAAGAAGATCCCTTGGAGGCTTATGTTCATAATCATGAAGACCCGGAAGCATCTACCTTGTTCGCACAGTCGTTGAAAAGTAAATTGAAACAGGCCATGGCAGAAATGTGGGATGCTGAGTTGTACCTACGCTTGTTTGAGCCAGAGAAATCGCTACCCTACCAATACAAAGCACTAAAACTGATTCAAGAAATAAAGAACAGCGCCCGTATTTATGTGCATCGCATCGGTTTTGACCCTCCGCCGATCAAGGAAAGTAAGCGCTTGTCCGGCGAATTAGGTGAAGTTAAGAGTTCTAGCAAACAGGCGGACTTGGAAAAGAAATTTCCCTATATTTTTATGAATAGGGCCATTGAAAGACTGGAGCTTTTACGGACCACAAAAGTTTCGCTTCAGCCAACGGATAGGGAAATTTTTCAAAAGGCCGGCGAGGAGTTGGCTCTTTTGGCGATAAAAGAGCCAAGTAAGTATTTAAACACATTACAAGGGTTAAAGTTGCTTTCCGAAGCCCAGAACAGCAATGAAGAAGATTTAAAGGCAATTCAAAAAGGCTTGGTGCAAGCCTTACCCAATTTGTCTGCGGAGCCTGTTAAAGGTGATAGTTACAGCAGTAGGCTGAATGAATTAATGTTAGATGCTCTGGAGAACAATGAATAG
- a CDS encoding BatA domain-containing protein, with product MSFLHPTYLWGLLGLLVPLIVHLLNKGEVKTIKVGSIQFLEAQETTQTKKLKLNEYALLLLRMLLLGLLVLAISGPTMQSPMPREALTYFIEPSLLQSNKMKSLLESRPQASFRLFSTDFPSLDTDEIPNTRPNYWQLVQSLKDFPSDSIVIFSESRISGIRGIRPKMSPTINWVVMNQESTLDTIIGAYKTEEDVDLVRVLGNNSYTDIQKIPLSANKNRSAQLLGDSLQLEENGKSSTVELWRKDTLGIGLFYDSDFSRDAQYMMAALDAVSTYAKRPMTIKAFKDEAESSVSDFDFLIWLKSNFPPKTDNNYLMFKPDSLSGQLISKGNKAKSYFLTERLSITNTLEGKLAENLLEIISPSPELTEKIASLDKRVLASEELVPLDSERLTSEIEVKKSALEPWFWLLAIMVLVVERVLSKLRSQ from the coding sequence ATGAGTTTTCTACACCCAACATATTTATGGGGACTGCTTGGTCTTTTAGTGCCTTTGATAGTTCATCTTTTGAACAAGGGAGAGGTCAAGACCATTAAAGTAGGAAGTATTCAATTTTTAGAGGCTCAAGAAACTACACAGACCAAAAAGCTGAAGCTCAACGAATACGCATTGTTGCTGTTGCGAATGCTATTGCTGGGTTTACTGGTATTGGCCATTTCAGGGCCCACTATGCAGTCTCCAATGCCTAGAGAAGCATTAACCTATTTTATTGAGCCTTCGCTGCTGCAGAGTAATAAGATGAAATCCCTTTTGGAAAGTAGACCCCAAGCATCATTTCGATTGTTTTCTACTGATTTTCCTTCCCTGGATACCGATGAAATACCGAATACCCGACCTAACTATTGGCAGCTTGTACAATCTTTGAAGGACTTTCCATCGGATAGTATAGTGATATTCTCGGAGTCCCGAATTTCTGGGATACGAGGAATACGGCCCAAGATGTCCCCTACAATCAATTGGGTGGTGATGAACCAAGAATCGACCTTAGATACGATTATTGGAGCCTATAAAACAGAAGAGGATGTGGACTTAGTTCGTGTGTTGGGTAATAATAGCTATACAGACATTCAAAAAATTCCCCTATCAGCAAATAAAAATAGGTCTGCTCAATTATTGGGCGATAGCCTTCAACTGGAGGAGAATGGTAAGAGCAGTACGGTAGAACTATGGAGAAAAGACACCTTGGGTATAGGATTGTTTTATGATTCCGATTTTTCGCGTGATGCGCAATATATGATGGCAGCCTTGGACGCTGTTTCAACCTATGCGAAACGCCCCATGACTATTAAAGCCTTTAAAGACGAAGCCGAATCCTCCGTATCTGACTTTGATTTTTTGATTTGGCTGAAAAGTAATTTCCCTCCAAAAACAGATAATAACTATCTCATGTTTAAGCCGGATAGTCTTTCAGGTCAGTTAATTTCAAAGGGTAATAAAGCCAAGAGTTACTTTTTAACGGAAAGACTGTCTATTACCAATACCCTTGAGGGTAAATTGGCAGAAAACTTACTGGAAATTATTTCTCCAAGTCCTGAGTTAACAGAAAAGATCGCCTCCTTGGATAAGCGAGTTTTGGCTAGCGAGGAACTGGTGCCATTGGATTCGGAACGTTTAACGAGCGAAATTGAGGTAAAAAAAAGTGCTCTAGAACCATGGTTTTGGTTGCTGGCCATAATGGTTTTAGTAGTAGAACGGGTACTTTCTAAATTAAGGAGTCAATGA